The following coding sequences lie in one Mycobacterium sp. Z3061 genomic window:
- a CDS encoding Zn-ribbon domain-containing OB-fold protein produces MQRCRHCQRLCHPPGLRCPRDHGFLEYVTLSGRARVESWTVNRHQFFPGFTPPYLIAFVNPVEDESARLLTNLVNIAAEDVAAGLPVRVVFERRTADDGAEEVFVPLFEPDR; encoded by the coding sequence GGCTTTGTCACCCACCTGGATTGCGCTGTCCCCGGGACCACGGGTTCCTGGAGTATGTAACGCTCAGTGGCCGGGCACGAGTGGAATCGTGGACCGTCAACCGCCACCAATTCTTTCCCGGCTTCACGCCGCCGTATCTGATCGCTTTTGTCAACCCGGTCGAGGACGAAAGCGCCCGCCTGCTCACCAATCTGGTGAACATCGCTGCCGAGGATGTCGCAGCCGGATTGCCGGTGCGCGTCGTCTTCGAGCGGCGAACCGCGGACGACGGCGCCGAAGAGGTCTTCGTCCCGCTTTTCGAGCCGGACCGCTGA